One window of Triticum dicoccoides isolate Atlit2015 ecotype Zavitan chromosome 5A, WEW_v2.0, whole genome shotgun sequence genomic DNA carries:
- the LOC119303315 gene encoding malate dehydrogenase, glyoxysomal-like, with amino-acid sequence MHPDATSPSHRIARVAAHLNPTRPQMEEGAALRPAACRAKGGAPGFKVAVVGAAGGIGQSLSLLMKMNPLVSVLHLYDVVNTPGVTADVSHMDTSAVVRGFIGQQQLEAALTGMDLVIIPAGLPRKPGMTRDDLFNKNAGIVRSICEGVAKSCPNAIVNLISNPVNSTVPIAAEVFKRAGTYCPKRLLGVTTLDVARANTFVAEVLGVDPREVNVPVVGGHAGVTILPLLSQVSPPCSFTPDEISYLTNRIQNGGTEVVEAKAGAGSATLSMAFAAAKFADACLRGMRGDAGIVECSYVASEVTELPFFASKVRLGRGGAEEILPLGPLNDFERAGLEKAKKELSESIQKGVSFMNK; translated from the exons ATGCATCCCGACGCCACCTCCCCCTCGCACCGCATCGCCCGCGTCGCCGCGCACCTCAACCCCACTCGCCCGCAG ATGGAGGAGGGCGCGGCGCTGAGGCCCGCGGCGTGCCGCGCCAAGGGCGGCGCGCCGGGGTTCAAGGTGGCGGTGGTGGGCGCGGCCGGGGGGATCGGCCAGTCGCTGTCGCTGCTCATGAAGATGAACCCGCTCGTCTCCGTGCTCCACCTCTACGACGTCGTCAACACGCCCGGGGTCACCGCCGACGTCAGCCACATGGACACCAGCGCCGTG GTGCGTGGCTTCATTGGCCAACAACAGCTTGAGGCAGCACTTACAGGAATGGATCTTGTCATCATCCCTGCCGGCCTCCCAAGAAAACCAGGAATGACAAGGGATGATCTGTTCAACAAAAATGCTGGGATCGTTCGCTCGATCTGTGAAGGCGTTGCCAAGAGCTGTCCTAATGCTATTGTGAATTTGATTAGCAACCCTGTGAACTCAACCGTCCCCATTGCTGCGGAGGTTTTCAAGAGAGCTGGAACTTACTGTCCCAAGCGTCTCCTTGGAGTGACAACACTTGATGTAGCGAGGGCTAACACCTTTGTG GCGGAAGTCCTTGGAGTTGATCCGAGAGAAGTCAATGTTCCAGTTGTTGGCGGGCATGCAGGGGTCACTATATTACCCCTCCTGTCACAG GTCAGCCCCCCATGCTCATTCACTCCAGATGAAATCAGCTATTTGACTAACCGCATACAGAACGGTGGTACAGAAGTTGTGGAG GCAAAGGCTGGAGCAGGCTCTGCAACTTTGTCAATG GCTTTTGCTGCTGCAAAATTCGCCGACGCGTGCCTGCGAGGAATGCGCGGAGATGCTGGCATCGTGGAGTGTTCATACGTCGCATCTGAG GTGACAGAGCTGCCGTTCTTCGCATCGAAGGTGAGGTTAGGTCGCGGTGGAGCCGAGGAGATTCTCCCTCTTGGGCCACTGAATGACTTTGAGAG AGCCGgcctggagaaggcgaagaaggagctGAGCGAGAGCATTCAGAAGGGCGTGTCCTTCATGAACAAGTGA